From Nitrosopumilus zosterae, the proteins below share one genomic window:
- a CDS encoding Snf7 family protein: protein MPNLTKDWSKQPQPSISEKINDTIKPKGALKPRVQEGIKKLQNQIRKLDSMLTNLQERDAKLFQRIVDATQKHDTQTSKVLGNELAEVRKVTKILSSARIALEQIELRLTTCSDLGDTVVAIMPTMGLMKNLKSSLGKIMPGAEQEIGQMAEMLGGFMTESFSGDAAFGMDATTNAESESILKEAAAVAESSTGQMFPSVPTNTKEATSTKFY, encoded by the coding sequence ATGCCTAACTTAACTAAAGATTGGTCAAAACAACCACAGCCTAGTATATCTGAAAAAATTAATGATACTATTAAACCAAAAGGTGCATTAAAACCAAGAGTCCAAGAAGGTATTAAAAAATTACAAAATCAAATTAGAAAATTAGATTCAATGTTAACAAATTTACAAGAACGTGATGCAAAACTATTTCAAAGAATTGTAGATGCAACACAAAAACATGATACTCAGACTTCAAAAGTTTTAGGAAATGAATTAGCAGAGGTACGAAAAGTTACAAAAATTTTAAGTAGTGCCAGAATAGCATTGGAACAAATTGAATTGAGATTAACTACCTGTAGTGATCTTGGAGACACAGTTGTAGCAATCATGCCAACAATGGGGTTAATGAAAAATCTAAAATCATCATTAGGAAAAATAATGCCAGGAGCTGAACAAGAAATTGGCCAAATGGCAGAAATGTTAGGTGGATTCATGACTGAAAGTTTCTCAGGTGATGCAGCATTTGGAATGGATGCAACCACTAATGCAGAATCTGAGAGTATATTAAAAGAGGCTGCAGCTGTTGCAGAAAGTTCAACTGGTCAAATGTTCCCTTCAGTTCCTACAAATACTAAAGAAGCAACTAGCACAAAATTCTACTGA
- a CDS encoding DUF1059 domain-containing protein, whose amino-acid sequence MTLKLRCNDYGFECEFILDEEKTVGLIEKLRNHFEEEHGIDYTIEAVTQMITNRGHSLESIKK is encoded by the coding sequence ATGACCCTTAAACTAAGATGCAATGACTATGGTTTTGAATGTGAATTCATTCTAGATGAAGAGAAAACCGTAGGATTGATCGAAAAATTAAGAAATCATTTTGAAGAGGAACATGGAATCGATTATACAATTGAAGCAGTCACTCAAATGATTACAAACCGTGGACATTCTTTAGAATCAATAAAAAAATAG
- a CDS encoding SDR family NAD(P)-dependent oxidoreductase, whose amino-acid sequence MKLSGKVAIVTGGSRGIGFATARILSENGATVVLTAKNQERLEKASSEIPNSLGIAADIKNKNDVKNVVSKTVAKFGQIDILVNNAGIFPKIKELHMIDEDEWNEILDVNLTGQFRFTKEAIPYLQKTSGSIINISSDAGLKAYQGFNADAYSATKAALILLTKCWALEYAKDKIRVNCICPGVVDTDMTKPFLKTQKDKEFMDNEHPIGRIGQPEEVGKAVLYFASDDASWTTGAILAVDGGESIK is encoded by the coding sequence TTGAAATTATCTGGTAAAGTTGCAATAGTTACTGGCGGAAGTCGGGGTATAGGTTTTGCTACTGCAAGAATTTTATCTGAAAATGGTGCAACAGTAGTTCTAACAGCAAAAAATCAAGAAAGATTAGAAAAGGCATCATCCGAAATTCCAAATTCATTAGGAATAGCTGCAGATATCAAAAACAAAAATGATGTAAAAAATGTAGTGAGTAAAACAGTTGCAAAGTTTGGGCAAATAGATATTCTTGTAAATAATGCTGGAATTTTTCCAAAAATTAAGGAATTACATATGATTGATGAGGATGAATGGAATGAGATTTTGGACGTTAATCTTACAGGACAATTTAGATTTACTAAGGAAGCAATTCCATATCTACAGAAGACATCTGGTTCAATAATTAACATTTCATCTGATGCAGGATTGAAGGCATATCAGGGATTTAATGCGGATGCATATTCTGCAACAAAAGCCGCATTGATTTTGCTGACAAAGTGTTGGGCATTAGAATATGCTAAAGATAAGATCCGAGTAAATTGTATTTGTCCAGGAGTAGTTGATACAGATATGACAAAACCATTTTTGAAAACTCAAAAAGATAAAGAATTCATGGATAATGAACATCCAATAGGTAGAATTGGTCAGCCAGAAGAAGTAGGAAAGGCAGTTTTGTATTTTGCATCAGATGATGCGTCTTGGACTACAGGGGCAATTCTTGCTGTAGACGGAGGAGAATCAATAAAATGA
- a CDS encoding cation:proton antiporter codes for MSFIVLSVLQLFRGQIDGLETLFNFDSSSILTKITELQSSIAALSIQDGPIASAHVILLAAGVVIFLGVAGEAFFKKTGIPDVAFLMILGVIIGPVFGLIQPEAVIQVVPYFAALALIIIMFDGGLNLDIKHVIRTAHFSVTLAILGFILSVAIITFAAHFALGWLWLESILLGSIVGGSSSAIVFGLVRNIKISEETKSMLSFESALTDILATIIAFILFEAVLVGHFDLQTLEETLGRAVVVGLVLGFGVGIPWMYVSTKLGNAQHAYMLTLGVLFVLFFLANSFGESGALTALVFGLMIGNKRHLSKILRFKLPKIEMDDPTHNQLTFLVRSFFFVFVGLMASFGQVEYLIFGVLITIVIYFGRMFVGKITLTKKFSLLDKAVTNAMIPRGLAAAVLATYPITMGISNAEAYPQLVFFIILSSVIITTIGLGKSKKIPPPESVEGGFVKPTKGDSDEGIFTDDHIDKSVGGGFVKPTEDSQK; via the coding sequence ATGAGTTTCATAGTTTTGTCTGTATTGCAGTTGTTTAGAGGACAAATTGATGGATTGGAAACATTGTTTAATTTTGATTCAAGTTCGATTTTAACTAAAATTACAGAGTTACAAAGTTCTATAGCAGCGTTATCTATTCAGGATGGTCCAATTGCTTCAGCACATGTAATTTTACTTGCAGCAGGTGTTGTTATTTTTCTAGGAGTTGCAGGTGAGGCGTTCTTTAAAAAAACAGGAATTCCCGATGTTGCATTTTTAATGATTCTTGGAGTAATTATAGGTCCAGTATTTGGTTTAATTCAACCAGAAGCAGTAATCCAAGTTGTTCCATACTTTGCGGCACTAGCACTAATTATTATCATGTTTGATGGAGGATTAAATCTAGACATCAAACATGTTATAAGAACTGCTCATTTCTCAGTTACATTAGCAATTTTAGGTTTTATTTTATCTGTTGCAATAATCACATTTGCTGCTCATTTTGCCTTGGGTTGGTTATGGTTAGAAAGTATTTTGTTAGGTTCAATTGTTGGCGGAAGCAGTTCTGCTATTGTTTTTGGCCTTGTCAGAAATATCAAAATTTCTGAAGAGACAAAGTCTATGTTAAGTTTTGAATCTGCGCTAACAGATATCTTAGCTACAATTATTGCATTCATATTATTTGAAGCAGTACTTGTAGGACATTTTGATCTGCAAACATTAGAAGAAACGCTTGGAAGAGCAGTTGTTGTGGGTTTGGTGCTTGGGTTTGGTGTAGGAATTCCTTGGATGTATGTTTCAACAAAGCTTGGAAATGCTCAACATGCATACATGCTAACATTAGGTGTTTTGTTTGTTTTATTTTTCTTGGCAAATTCATTTGGGGAATCCGGAGCTTTGACAGCGTTAGTATTTGGTTTAATGATTGGAAACAAAAGACATCTTTCAAAAATACTCAGATTTAAGCTACCAAAAATTGAGATGGATGATCCAACACATAATCAACTTACATTTTTGGTAAGATCATTCTTTTTTGTATTTGTAGGATTGATGGCAAGTTTTGGACAAGTAGAGTATCTTATCTTTGGTGTTCTAATTACAATTGTAATTTATTTTGGAAGAATGTTTGTTGGCAAAATAACCCTAACCAAGAAATTCTCGTTATTAGACAAGGCAGTTACAAATGCGATGATACCAAGAGGACTGGCAGCTGCAGTACTCGCTACATATCCAATTACGATGGGAATATCAAATGCAGAAGCATATCCACAGCTTGTTTTCTTTATCATCTTATCATCAGTGATAATTACAACAATAGGATTGGGAAAATCAAAGAAGATTCCTCCTCCCGAATCAGTGGAAGGTGGTTTTGTTAAACCAACTAAAGGAGATTCGGATGAAGGCATATTTACTGACGATCATATAGATAAATCAGTTGGAGGTGGTTTTGTTAAACCAACTGAAGATTCTCAAAAATAG
- the cysC gene encoding adenylyl-sulfate kinase, producing the protein MKPFVLWMTGLPCSGKTTIVKDLQKDIPNLAMLDGDELREWFSPKDFSKAGRDEHNKKVAHLAKLLLNHGVPSVVSLVSPYSENRKNAREIINAGNQFAEVYVKCSLAKCEERDVKGMYAKARKGEIKGFTGIDDPYEAPEKADLVIDTENEPLSDSANKVKDFLKERNLL; encoded by the coding sequence ATGAAACCTTTTGTTCTTTGGATGACAGGCCTTCCTTGTTCAGGAAAGACCACCATCGTAAAAGACTTGCAAAAAGATATTCCAAATTTGGCAATGCTTGACGGAGATGAATTGAGAGAATGGTTCTCCCCAAAAGATTTTTCAAAGGCAGGCAGAGATGAACATAACAAAAAAGTAGCTCACCTGGCAAAACTTTTGTTAAATCATGGTGTTCCAAGCGTGGTATCACTAGTTTCTCCGTATTCTGAAAACCGAAAAAATGCTAGAGAAATAATTAATGCCGGAAATCAATTTGCAGAAGTTTATGTGAAATGTTCACTTGCAAAATGTGAGGAAAGAGATGTCAAAGGTATGTATGCCAAGGCAAGAAAAGGAGAAATCAAAGGTTTTACCGGAATTGATGATCCTTATGAAGCTCCAGAAAAGGCAGATTTAGTAATTGATACAGAAAATGAACCTCTTTCAGACAGTGCAAACAAAGTAAAGGACTTTCTTAAAGAAAGAAACCTACTCTAA
- a CDS encoding 3'(2'),5'-bisphosphate nucleotidase CysQ family protein: MKDIPIIDKIPELEIAIKAVEDAGKAILEIYQGNFESFTKSDDSPITEADIKSNNIIKEILSQTKYPILSEEDKDDLSRLSKDMIWIVDPLDGTSDFIDKTGEFTVMIGLIKNKKPILGIIGWPTEKTIFVAQKGSGAFRYSNGEWKKITVTKVADISKCRTVGSRHHLSDKEKAFIKKLGIEDFTSIGSSLKVGKISSGEAEAYITTTNKMKEWDSAASYCIISEAGGKMTDMLGNDITYNNKEVNHQNGILVTNGLIHDKIIDEFKKLE, translated from the coding sequence TTGAAAGATATTCCAATAATTGATAAAATTCCTGAATTAGAAATTGCTATCAAGGCTGTAGAAGATGCTGGAAAAGCTATTTTGGAAATTTATCAAGGAAATTTTGAATCATTTACAAAAAGTGATGACTCCCCAATTACTGAGGCAGATATTAAAAGTAATAATATCATTAAAGAGATTCTTTCACAAACAAAATATCCAATTTTATCTGAAGAAGACAAGGACGATCTTAGTAGACTATCAAAAGATATGATATGGATAGTGGATCCACTTGATGGAACTTCTGATTTTATTGATAAAACAGGCGAATTCACTGTTATGATTGGATTAATTAAAAATAAAAAACCAATTCTTGGGATAATTGGTTGGCCAACAGAAAAAACGATATTTGTTGCACAAAAAGGAAGTGGGGCATTTAGATATTCAAATGGTGAATGGAAGAAAATTACTGTAACAAAAGTTGCAGATATTTCGAAATGCAGAACTGTTGGATCAAGACATCATTTGTCTGATAAAGAAAAAGCATTCATCAAAAAATTAGGTATTGAAGATTTTACAAGTATCGGTAGTTCATTAAAAGTAGGAAAAATTAGCTCAGGTGAAGCTGAGGCATATATTACAACTACAAATAAAATGAAAGAGTGGGATTCTGCAGCTTCTTATTGTATTATTTCTGAAGCTGGAGGAAAAATGACAGATATGTTAGGAAATGATATCACGTACAATAACAAAGAAGTTAATCATCAAAATGGAATTTTAGTAACAAATGGACTAATTCATGATAAAATTATTGATGAATTTAAAAAATTAGAGTAG
- a CDS encoding hemerythrin domain-containing protein — translation MSATNQLRADHDQVRRLEKIVLKCSEELYKGTKIPFSDLTKITMIISEFIDSIHHSREEDSYFPCVASYDSLKEEIRKFMIEHEFGRNIARQISHHLKRWKEGEDAQEPVSRYLRTYAIFLNDHLTKENKFFDDAEANVLSQEEEIEMYEQYRSVFAIVKKVDEMIAEIDYLENQPWAKLT, via the coding sequence TTGAGTGCTACAAATCAACTACGTGCTGATCATGATCAAGTTCGTCGTCTAGAGAAGATAGTTCTAAAATGTTCTGAAGAACTCTATAAAGGAACAAAAATTCCCTTTTCAGACCTAACAAAAATTACCATGATAATTTCAGAATTTATTGATTCTATCCATCACTCAAGAGAAGAAGATTCGTATTTTCCATGTGTTGCAAGTTATGATTCTCTAAAAGAAGAAATTAGAAAATTTATGATAGAACACGAATTTGGAAGAAACATTGCTAGACAAATATCACATCATCTAAAAAGATGGAAAGAAGGGGAAGATGCACAAGAGCCTGTATCGAGATACTTGAGGACGTATGCCATTTTCTTAAATGATCATCTCACCAAAGAAAATAAATTTTTTGATGACGCAGAAGCAAATGTCTTATCTCAAGAAGAAGAAATTGAAATGTATGAACAATACAGATCAGTATTTGCTATAGTAAAAAAAGTAGATGAGATGATTGCAGAGATTGATTATTTAGAAAATCAACCGTGGGCTAAATTAACGTAA
- a CDS encoding transcriptional regulator — MFDKFKNEGGEMVKENVNSEESVEADSTIESTSEIGIGELMGKRAKLEEAIDYVGLMIKNLKDKRTLLEKDIEEESVDIKNLKEKLQKVSEYIDEENRGIHELTKKRQQVENEADEVGSIINTLREKLSGVDKVIDDEGNRVKRIKESRESLTD; from the coding sequence ATGTTTGATAAATTCAAAAATGAAGGAGGAGAAATGGTAAAAGAAAATGTCAATTCAGAAGAATCTGTAGAAGCAGATTCAACAATTGAATCTACTAGTGAGATTGGAATTGGAGAGTTGATGGGTAAACGTGCAAAATTAGAAGAGGCAATAGATTATGTAGGTTTAATGATTAAAAATCTTAAAGACAAGAGAACTTTACTTGAAAAGGACATTGAGGAAGAATCTGTAGACATCAAAAATCTTAAAGAAAAGTTACAAAAAGTCAGTGAATACATAGACGAGGAAAATAGAGGAATTCATGAGCTTACAAAAAAGAGACAGCAGGTAGAAAATGAGGCAGATGAGGTAGGTTCGATTATCAATACTTTAAGAGAGAAACTCTCAGGTGTGGATAAAGTAATTGATGATGAAGGCAATAGGGTTAAGAGAATTAAAGAATCTAGAGAATCATTAACTGATTAA
- the crcB gene encoding fluoride efflux transporter CrcB, translating to MKGLEFVFLAVGSVFGAFLRYKITESPLLFNTLPVNVLIVNVIGAFILGAFVVFSEQWNLDGRYSLFAAVGFCGSLTTMSSFALDSSNLLENNHYGALVINIIANIGLSITALIGGKSLMSAIINN from the coding sequence ATGAAAGGTTTAGAATTTGTTTTTCTTGCAGTTGGTTCAGTATTTGGAGCATTTCTAAGATACAAAATTACTGAATCTCCTTTACTTTTCAATACATTGCCTGTCAATGTTTTGATAGTCAATGTTATTGGTGCATTTATCCTTGGTGCATTTGTAGTATTTTCGGAACAATGGAATCTTGATGGCAGATATTCTCTTTTTGCTGCAGTAGGGTTCTGCGGTTCACTTACTACAATGTCATCATTTGCACTTGATTCAAGCAATTTGCTTGAGAATAATCACTATGGGGCACTTGTAATCAATATAATTGCAAATATTGGCTTATCAATTACAGCATTAATTGGGGGAAAATCCTTAATGAGTGCAATAATTAACAATTAA
- a CDS encoding winged helix-turn-helix domain-containing protein yields the protein MSKQQYRSEMGIMGDILDVTADGGRSGIIVSAISRKANLSHYAVLDKCEKLVEAGLVESVKNDRNRVFLITEKGLQFFQEFKRFQGLVESMNLRY from the coding sequence ATGTCAAAACAACAATACAGGTCCGAAATGGGCATAATGGGTGATATCTTAGACGTTACCGCCGATGGCGGTCGTAGTGGAATCATTGTATCTGCAATCTCTCGTAAAGCCAACCTATCTCACTATGCAGTACTAGACAAATGTGAGAAACTGGTAGAAGCCGGCTTAGTAGAATCCGTCAAAAATGATAGGAATAGGGTCTTTTTGATTACCGAAAAAGGACTTCAATTTTTCCAGGAATTTAAGAGGTTTCAGGGATTAGTAGAAAGCATGAATCTGAGGTATTGA
- a CDS encoding transcription initiation factor IIB, protein MVSKGKDLCPRCAQGKLVTDNESGEMFCSKCGFVITEKLQEAGPEWRSFTQDEGGNKARAGAPTSLTMHDMGLATIINPINKDASGRPLTASMKSTIERLRTWDSRSQVHEPVDRNFRQAFSELNRLKDKLAISDAVIEKAAYIYRKALEKGLVRGRSISALMASALYAACRDTETPRNLKDVEQAANIKRKDIARCYRLLVKELDLKMPVTDSIQCVARIASRIGIAEKTKRYATKVLKMAQDNEVSAGKDPMGLAAAALYLSCVKNGEDKTQRDIAEAANVTEVTIRNRYKGLKESLDL, encoded by the coding sequence ATGGTAAGTAAAGGCAAGGATCTATGTCCACGATGTGCACAAGGAAAACTAGTTACTGATAATGAATCGGGAGAAATGTTTTGCTCAAAGTGCGGATTTGTAATTACTGAAAAACTGCAAGAAGCAGGACCTGAATGGAGATCCTTTACCCAAGATGAAGGAGGAAACAAGGCAAGAGCCGGTGCTCCAACATCACTAACAATGCATGACATGGGTCTTGCAACAATAATTAATCCTATAAACAAAGATGCATCAGGTAGACCTCTAACAGCATCAATGAAAAGTACTATTGAAAGACTCAGAACTTGGGATAGTAGAAGTCAAGTTCATGAACCAGTTGACAGAAATTTCCGACAGGCATTTAGCGAATTAAACAGACTAAAAGACAAACTAGCAATATCTGATGCAGTTATTGAAAAAGCAGCCTACATTTATAGAAAAGCACTCGAGAAAGGTCTAGTTCGAGGTCGCTCGATTTCAGCTTTGATGGCATCTGCTCTTTATGCTGCATGCAGAGATACTGAAACTCCAAGAAATCTCAAAGATGTAGAGCAAGCAGCAAACATCAAAAGAAAAGATATTGCAAGATGTTACAGATTGCTAGTCAAAGAGCTTGACTTGAAGATGCCAGTAACTGATTCAATTCAATGTGTTGCAAGAATTGCAAGCAGAATTGGAATTGCAGAGAAAACAAAAAGATATGCGACAAAGGTGCTAAAAATGGCTCAAGACAATGAAGTATCAGCTGGAAAAGATCCTATGGGGTTGGCAGCTGCTGCATTGTATCTATCTTGTGTAAAAAATGGTGAGGACAAGACTCAGCGTGATATTGCGGAAGCTGCAAATGTAACTGAAGTAACTATTAGAAATAGATACAAAGGCCTCAAAGAATCATTAGATCTGTGA